ATCCAGCACATCCATATATTGGATGTGTAATTCTGCAAGTTGAGACTTTAATTCAGAgtttttactaattattttctgaatttCTTCCTCGCTGTCATCACGTTCCCTTAACAGTTGTTGACAGAGCTCTTCGGATGTTTTGAGCTTTTCCAGGGCTAACTTCAGTTTCACCTCCATGTCCTTGGCAGTGGCCTTCCTTGTCATAACGAACATGGTGTCAGGTATTTACTGAAAGCGTGGAGTAAACAAGATGAGAAAGACAGAAAAGAATAGGTTTAGGTAATAGGCTTAGGTGTtggattatttaaaatatgaatttagtaGTTTCAAGATTATATAGCATGGAAAAGAATGAGTTTGATTTAATTGATagaaaattaagtacaaaattGAAGTGTAGCTATAGATTTTGTTAACATATGTTATCTATAATTTGCCTTCAATGTGTAATGTAACAGAAGTTACTGTTAAAGGAACATGTAACTTATATGAGAATCAAGAATGTATTGGGacttctttagttttatttgattttaatttttaattttctaagatAAGGTAGGTTacaaaattgatattattttttattttttttccgttATTCTCACTTTTATAGTAAATAACATAATCTACTGCACGAGAATTAGTATAATATAGCGTGTTACAGTTATAATAGAGAGATACTTCCCGTTAAAATCCGATTAATTTGAACTGAGCGGTTGACAGCTGACCGCCTCCGTGTTGTGTAGATTTTTACGAGTTATCCTTTTGCAATAACGTCACAAACATTTGTACACTATATTTACGACTATTACTATTAAATTATCAACTTTTTAGGGCGATTTAGctaattattctattttattacaatttttaattatacaGCTGATTTTTGACAAGTCACCCGGCCGGTGTTGCCAGAGTGATCCAATCATTAATATTCTGAACGTAATTGAAGCAATAAAATGACGCGTTTCTACGTCACCGTGCCTTGAGTCAAAGGTCATATGACAGCCGACATCCACAcaatgttagtaaataatgacctttgttttatattaGCGCTCcgtcatacatacatatttatgattgATTCACTTCACACCTGAGCTTATGTGTTCATGAGTAGCCTGAAATAGGTCTTAAGGCTATACCTATCTCAgaataatgtttttgtaatgaCCTTTTCTAGAGATTTCACTTGAAagcagtgtttatttattttcttaggtaGGTCATTGTAACAAAAACTTTACATACTGAAAATTTTCTATACGATTTAGGCAGCTATAGGATACAATGACCTTTTTGCTTGATAGCAGAGGTAGAGTTGGCTATTTGAAAAGAGAAGAGGAGCTACAGTTGGGGTAGATTGTAGATTATGTGAGAAGTTCTTTCAACTAGTATATGAATGATGAAGCTGTCCATAAACCACTGTTTATAACAATATTCCAATCGCACGAGAAACAATGTGATCTTGGCGCTTATCTGTCAGTTATCGGGCGCCACACGTGAGTCCACTTATCTTGTGAATAAACGAGTATATTGTCGTCATTTTCAACGACATTTTGTATTGACAATGTATGTGAGGTTTCGACTGTAATGTTAACAACATTGTTGACGGGTTAGCAATATATCTAATTGTAAGGAGGTCTTAAATTGAAAGATGAAGAACTTTAGAAGATTTATGACTTTTATCTATACCTATGCCACTTTAactatacttaatttatttgacAGAACGCGCAAATCTCATGGAACTATTGGTccaatttttttaattctttaggcctcggcctcgaattttgcgggcagcgggacggcagcggcggcggcgcgggcggtcaccgcttgactggagtgcaccgctcgttgcccgctcccgcgccgctatattcgagggccggtccatttgattatacgcgtaagatcctgctgctcccgcgccgccgccgctgccgccccgctgcccgcaaaattcgaggccgaggccttagtATTACACAGTCCATTTATTGCGGAAGGCTACACTGGGTTTCACTGGCGGAAGATTTTCGTGTTTTTATACACCGCTTTTGAAAACTTTACAgcaaggtttatttttttgccgTCCCATTGGTTGTAGAGTTCCATTTCCTGAGCGGTGCACCTGATGATCTTCCGATATTTCGATTAGAAGTACACTTGAAAATCAAGGAGTGCTCCTTGTTATCTATTCCCATTTAGTCTGGTCATTGTTGTTCatatgttaaaattaaaaatacattcttcCATCGAACCTCCGTCAATTTATATATTATCAAAGCTATTTACCGTGGTATACTTCCAAAAGTGGGTTTTATCGTTTGACCATCGCGACCCAATTTCAAAATGTCAAGGCTTTTCTTTTGATCTGGGTAAACTTCACTAAATTGGAGATG
The window above is part of the Helicoverpa zea isolate HzStark_Cry1AcR chromosome 14, ilHelZeax1.1, whole genome shotgun sequence genome. Proteins encoded here:
- the LOC124636234 gene encoding uncharacterized protein LOC124636234, which codes for MFVMTRKATAKDMEVKLKLALEKLKTSEELCQQLLRERDDSEEEIQKIISKNSELKSQLAELHIQYMDVLDQRDRLQDFVGSFSECSDAHERALSRIKVLETSLNDAHKSIICFKQTQQQQESDDTHRLFNKRRWQL